Within Candidatus Woesearchaeota archaeon, the genomic segment CCTGGGAGAAGTTATCATAGGAGAACACTAACAGAAACAGCAAATAGTATGCTAAAGAGGGGGATGGGTGATACATTAAGGGGCAATACAGTCTGGCAACAAGCAAGGCATTTCTACATGAAATGCTTTACCCATAATGTATTTTGAGGTGTAACTAATGGAACTTGCAACTAAGCCACTTATTGGCAAACTTTAAATATCAACATCCAATTCTGGGATTATGGAATTGCCTAAGCGCTACAATCCAAAAGAATCAGAGCACAATTGGCAGAGGTACTGGCAGGAGCAGAAAATTTTTGCTTTCGATGCACAAGACAAAAAAAAGGAAATATATTCAGTAGATACCCCTCCCCCTACTGTCAGCGGAAAGATGCATTTGGGGCACGCTTTCAGCTATACCCAGCAGGATTTCATGGTAAGGTTTCACAGGATGCTTGGCAAAAATGTTTTCTACCCTTTCGGCACAGACAACAATGGCGTGGCCACAGAACGTTTGATAGAAAAGCTAAAGAAAGTTAAGGCAAAGCAGATGGAAAGGCAGGATTTTGTTAAATTATGCCTAAAGACCATAAAGGAAGAGCTCATACCCCAGTATACAGAAGATATGAAAAAACTTGGCTTAAGCTGTGATTTCAGCCTTTTTTACAATACAATCGACCCCCATTCCCAGAAAATCAGCCAGAAAAGCTTCATAGACCTCTATAAAAAAGGCAGGGAATACAGGAAAGATGCTCCAACAATGTGGTGTCCTGCATGTGAAACAGGAATAAGCCAGGTCGAATGCGAAGATAAAAAGACAGATTCATACTTTAATGATATAGTATTTAAAGTAAAAAACAGCGAAGACAAAGAGCAGGATTTAGTCATAGCAACCACCCGGCCCGAATTGCTGCCTGCCTGCGTAGCAGTGTTTTACCATCCCGAAGACAAGAGATATCAGAATTATAATGGAAAAAAAGCTAAAGTTCCCCTTTTTGATTTTGAAGTTCCTATCCTGCCCGATTCAAGGGCAGACCCTGAAAAAGGCACTGGAATAGTAATGTGCTGTACATTCGGGGATCAGACAGATATGGAATGGCAAAAAGCCCACAGCCTTCCTATTAAGCTGGCCATATCCCCAGACGGCAAGATGACCGCAATTTCCGGAAAATACAAAGGAATGACCATATCCCCGGCAAGAAAGGCAATTATAGAAGATTTAAAAACTGCAGGGCTGCTTTTGTCCCAAAAGCCAATCAAACATGCTGTTAATGTCCACGAAAGATGCGGCACAGAGATAGAATACCTGAAAGCAAAGCAATGGTTCATAAAATACCTGGACCTTAAGGAAGAGATGCTGAAATGGGGCTCAAAGCTAAACTGGTTCCCTCATCATATGAAATCAAGGTATGATCACTGGGTAAAGGGGCTGCAGTGGGACTGGATGATTTCAAGGCAGCGTTTCTTCGGAGTGCCTTTTCCGCTCTGGTATTGTAAGAAATGTGGCGAAGTTATTCTCGCTAAGGAAGAAGACTTGCCGGTAGACCCAATCAAACACTCTCCCCCATCAGAAAAATGCCCCAAATGCGGCTCTGCAGAATTCACGCCCGAGAAGGATATCATGGACACATGGGCAACCAGCTCCTTAACTCCCCAGATTGCAGCTCAGCTTATCAAAGACAAAGCCATGCAGGAAAAGCTGTATCCTATGTCATTGAGGCCACAGGCCCACGACATAATAACATTCTGGCTTTTCAATACTGTGGTTAAGTCAAGGTTGCATAACGGCGTAAACCCGTGGAAAGACGTGGCAATAAGCGGCCATGCACAGGATCCGCATGGAAAAAAGATGAGCAAGAGCAAAGGCAATGTAGTCGAGCCCCAGGAAATGATAAGGAAATACTCTGCTGACGCACTAAGATTTTGGGCAGCAGGCTCAAAGCTCGGAGATGACCTCCCATTCCAGGAAAAAGACCTTGTTACGGGCCAGAAGTTCATAACAAAACTGTGGAATGCATCGAAATTTGCATTTATGCACCTGGAAGATTATGATTTATCGAAGCCGGATAATCTGGAGCTCATTGACAGGTGGGTTTTATCGAAATTATCAAAACTTGTTAAGTCATCTACAGAGAGCTTCATGAATTACGAATATTCCAAAACCAAGCTTAATGTGGAAAAGTTTTTCTGGCATAAGTTCTGCGATAATTACCTGGAAATTGTAAAAGACCGCCTTTACAACCCTGGCAAAAGGGGGAAAGAAGCAAGAAGCTCTGCCCAATATTCGTTATACAATACATTATCCTCAATCCTGAAAATGATGGCCCCGATTATGCCCCACATAACAGAAGATATATACCAGCTTTATTTTGCAAAAAAGGAAAACAGGAAATCTATTCATATTTCAGATTGGCCGCAGCTGGATTTTGTCGATGATAGCGCGGAAAAAATAGGCGATTTTGCGATAGCTGTTATAGAGCACTCGCGAAGGGCAAAATCCGAAAAGAAGGTTTCTTTGAAGGCATCCATAAGCCAGATGTTCGTGAGGGGAAAAATGCCTGCAGAGGATTTCGAAAAAGTAAAACCAGAGATAAAAGCTTCCACAAAAGCTGAAATAATAGAATATGAGCAGCTGCCTGCCAAATCAGAAGCAGAATTTGCCTGCGAACTCGAGCTCTAAACTATATAGTACTATGTAGTACCGAAATATTTATAAATTTTATATAAATTTCACTTCTTAAGACGCAATATAGGGTTTTAATTTTGTTTCTTGTCTGATAAAGCTGTGTGGAGGGTAAAAATGGAAAAACCTATAGATGATACAAGATTTGATAAATTTGTTGGATTTGGAAACAAAGGCAATTTGAGTGTGCAACTTTTGAAAGAATTTTATAGACAAAAAGAAATCCTAACAGTAGATACGAGTGGTCCTGATGGGAAATATCTATCTTCTGATTTATCATATGTCCCTGCAGAAAACACAAATGTATTCACTGAAGCTAATATAGAACCTAAAGATATAGAAAAAGTTTATAATTGTCTATCAAAATTAGGAAAAGAAGGGGAAAGAGCATTGGATGGTCTTTTAGCATCTGATATATCAACACCCATGGTTCTGGCAGGTAACGTGATGCAAACAGCAGAATTAACAGACCCGACAGCAGATCTTAGTATGGTAGACTCTCCTGACGATCATTACGATGAGCATGTAGCAACAAGGCTATTGGAATACGTTATTTATTAACCCTTCTTCAATATAAATCCATCCTTGGTGTCATCAATCTGATACCCCTTTTTCTTAATTTCTTCTCTTAATATATCTGCTTCCTGCCAATTCTTTTCTTTTCTTGCAGCTGCCCTTTTTTGTGCCAATTCAGTTACTTCAGCAGGTATTTCTTCCTTCTCATATTCCATAACACCAAGGACAGTATCGAATTTCA encodes:
- a CDS encoding valine--tRNA ligase, coding for MMELPKRYNPKESEHNWQRYWQEQKIFAFDAQDKKKEIYSVDTPPPTVSGKMHLGHAFSYTQQDFMVRFHRMLGKNVFYPFGTDNNGVATERLIEKLKKVKAKQMERQDFVKLCLKTIKEELIPQYTEDMKKLGLSCDFSLFYNTIDPHSQKISQKSFIDLYKKGREYRKDAPTMWCPACETGISQVECEDKKTDSYFNDIVFKVKNSEDKEQDLVIATTRPELLPACVAVFYHPEDKRYQNYNGKKAKVPLFDFEVPILPDSRADPEKGTGIVMCCTFGDQTDMEWQKAHSLPIKLAISPDGKMTAISGKYKGMTISPARKAIIEDLKTAGLLLSQKPIKHAVNVHERCGTEIEYLKAKQWFIKYLDLKEEMLKWGSKLNWFPHHMKSRYDHWVKGLQWDWMISRQRFFGVPFPLWYCKKCGEVILAKEEDLPVDPIKHSPPSEKCPKCGSAEFTPEKDIMDTWATSSLTPQIAAQLIKDKAMQEKLYPMSLRPQAHDIITFWLFNTVVKSRLHNGVNPWKDVAISGHAQDPHGKKMSKSKGNVVEPQEMIRKYSADALRFWAAGSKLGDDLPFQEKDLVTGQKFITKLWNASKFAFMHLEDYDLSKPDNLELIDRWVLSKLSKLVKSSTESFMNYEYSKTKLNVEKFFWHKFCDNYLEIVKDRLYNPGKRGKEARSSAQYSLYNTLSSILKMMAPIMPHITEDIYQLYFAKKENRKSIHISDWPQLDFVDDSAEKIGDFAIAVIEHSRRAKSEKKVSLKASISQMFVRGKMPAEDFEKVKPEIKASTKAEIIEYEQLPAKSEAEFACELEL